A genomic stretch from Anaerolinea thermophila UNI-1 includes:
- the metH gene encoding methionine synthase, with protein sequence MKRIYTNRRYLDLIQKRVAIFDGAMGTSLQKQNLTAEHFGGERYVGCNDYLVLTYPQAVETVHRSFLEAGVDVLETDTFRSNRITLAEYGLQNRVLDINRAAANLARRLADEYTRKTGQMRLVAGSIGPSGKLPSMNDPELSNITFDELADVFREQARGLMEGGVDLLLIETSQDILEVKAAITGIQQAFTETGIVIPLQAQVTLDTTGRMLLGTDIAAVLAILEGMPIDAIGLNCSTGPDYMREPIRYLAEHAPVPVSCIPNAGLPLNVDGQAVYPLEPEPFATALSEYVDRFGVGIVGGCCGTTPEHLRKLVEKIDAHPASHRPIFSLPKLASATQAVLMVQEPAPFLIGERLNTQGSARFKKMILAEDFEGALEIARQQVEAGAHGLDLCTALTERSDEGELMRRLIKTLAPTVRVPFVIDTTEPDVMEIALKTAPGRCLLNSVNLEAGAAKATRILQLAKMYNAAVIALTIDEQGMAKTAQRKLEIARRIYHLAVDEMGLRPQDLVFDALTFTLATGDPEFSRSAMETMDGIRLIKAELPGVLTSLGVSNVSFGLKPAARGVLNSVMLYHCVQAGLDMAIVNPAQITPYPDIPAEERELAEDLIFNRRPDALQRLIEYFESHGKEEQKTTAQHSALEGKTAEERLHWRIVHRQKEGVEADIDEILQRPSQQSRHETAVRVLNEVLLPAMKEVGDRFGAGELILPFVLQSAEVMKKAVSHLEQYLEKKEGVSKGTLVLATVYGDVHDIGKNLVKTILSNNGYTVIDLGKQVPAETIITKAVEVKADAIGLSALLVSTSKQMPLIVNELHRRGLKFPVLIGGAAINRNFGRRILQTEDGSFYDPGVFYCKDAFEGLSTMDALMDAGTRLTLVQQIIREAEIELGRRPARERSLSSGIERSETPAAPRIPQAPFWGAKVVHSMPLELVFQHLSINELFRLSWGAKNTHGEAWKQLEAEFTQRLEQMKREALKEGWLKPQGVYGYFPAQSDGNDLVIYNPQSLDTGKPVELVRFTFPRQPEGEKLCLADYFAPVESGQMDVVAFQVVTVGESATEKFERLQEEGNYTEAYYVHGLAVQTAEATAAYLHNHIRRELGLDAEQGKRYSWGYPAIPDLADHQKVFQLLPAESALKMSLSPAYQLIPEQSTAAIIVHHPQAKYFNVGESRIEQLMR encoded by the coding sequence ATGAAGCGCATTTACACCAATCGCCGATACCTGGACCTGATTCAAAAACGTGTTGCCATTTTTGATGGCGCGATGGGCACCAGCCTGCAAAAACAAAACCTGACCGCCGAACATTTCGGTGGAGAGCGATATGTTGGTTGTAATGATTATCTAGTCCTCACTTATCCTCAAGCGGTAGAAACCGTACACCGGTCGTTTCTGGAAGCTGGTGTGGACGTCCTGGAAACCGATACTTTCCGCTCCAACCGCATCACCCTGGCAGAATATGGACTGCAAAATCGGGTACTGGATATCAACCGCGCTGCTGCCAACCTGGCACGTCGTCTGGCAGATGAATATACCCGCAAAACCGGCCAAATGCGCTTGGTAGCCGGTTCGATTGGCCCTTCGGGTAAGTTACCCTCGATGAATGATCCAGAACTTTCCAATATCACTTTTGATGAACTGGCGGATGTTTTTCGAGAACAAGCCCGGGGTTTAATGGAAGGCGGAGTTGATCTTCTCCTGATTGAAACTTCTCAGGATATTCTGGAAGTCAAAGCCGCCATCACAGGTATTCAACAAGCCTTTACCGAGACCGGCATTGTGATCCCCTTGCAAGCGCAGGTGACTCTGGACACTACCGGTAGAATGTTACTGGGAACAGACATCGCCGCTGTGCTGGCCATTCTGGAAGGCATGCCCATTGATGCCATTGGACTGAACTGCTCCACCGGTCCAGATTACATGCGCGAGCCTATTCGCTACCTGGCAGAACATGCTCCCGTACCCGTGTCCTGTATTCCCAACGCTGGTTTGCCTCTGAACGTGGATGGGCAAGCCGTTTACCCGCTAGAACCCGAACCTTTTGCCACCGCTTTAAGCGAGTATGTGGACAGGTTTGGTGTAGGGATTGTCGGTGGATGTTGTGGCACTACCCCGGAACACCTGCGAAAACTGGTAGAAAAAATTGATGCTCATCCAGCCTCTCATCGTCCCATCTTCAGCCTGCCCAAACTGGCTTCAGCGACCCAAGCCGTTCTCATGGTCCAGGAACCAGCGCCTTTCCTGATTGGGGAGCGATTGAATACCCAGGGAAGCGCCCGCTTCAAAAAGATGATTCTGGCAGAAGATTTTGAAGGCGCGCTGGAAATTGCCCGTCAGCAGGTCGAGGCTGGCGCCCATGGTCTGGACTTGTGTACCGCTCTGACCGAACGCTCCGACGAAGGCGAATTAATGCGCCGTTTGATTAAAACGCTGGCGCCCACCGTGCGGGTGCCGTTTGTGATTGACACCACCGAGCCGGATGTCATGGAAATTGCGCTGAAGACGGCTCCAGGGCGCTGTTTGCTTAACTCAGTAAATCTGGAAGCGGGAGCAGCCAAAGCCACTCGTATTCTGCAACTGGCAAAGATGTATAACGCCGCTGTCATCGCCCTGACCATTGACGAACAGGGCATGGCAAAAACTGCCCAGCGCAAACTGGAGATTGCCCGCAGAATCTACCACCTTGCGGTGGATGAAATGGGTTTGCGCCCACAGGATTTAGTCTTTGATGCCCTGACCTTCACCCTTGCAACCGGAGATCCGGAGTTCAGCCGTTCTGCCATGGAGACCATGGACGGTATCCGGCTCATCAAAGCCGAACTGCCCGGGGTTCTGACTTCGCTGGGCGTGTCTAACGTTTCTTTCGGGTTGAAACCCGCCGCGCGCGGCGTGCTGAACAGCGTTATGCTGTATCACTGTGTGCAGGCTGGACTGGACATGGCAATTGTCAACCCGGCACAGATCACCCCTTACCCGGACATCCCTGCTGAAGAGCGAGAACTTGCCGAGGACTTGATTTTCAACCGCCGACCGGACGCACTCCAGCGTTTGATTGAATACTTTGAATCGCATGGGAAAGAAGAACAAAAAACCACTGCTCAGCATTCTGCTCTGGAAGGGAAAACTGCCGAAGAACGCCTGCACTGGCGCATTGTGCATCGCCAGAAAGAAGGCGTAGAGGCAGATATTGACGAAATTCTTCAGCGTCCCAGCCAGCAATCGCGCCATGAGACGGCTGTGCGGGTGCTCAACGAAGTACTGTTGCCTGCGATGAAAGAAGTAGGCGACCGCTTTGGTGCAGGCGAGTTAATTTTGCCCTTTGTCCTGCAATCGGCAGAGGTGATGAAAAAAGCAGTATCGCATCTGGAACAGTATCTGGAAAAGAAAGAGGGCGTTTCCAAAGGCACACTGGTGCTAGCAACCGTTTATGGCGATGTGCACGACATCGGGAAAAATCTGGTGAAGACCATTCTCAGCAACAACGGCTACACGGTGATTGACCTGGGAAAACAAGTGCCCGCAGAGACCATCATTACCAAAGCAGTCGAGGTGAAAGCCGACGCCATTGGGCTGAGCGCCCTTCTGGTAAGTACCAGCAAGCAAATGCCCCTGATTGTCAATGAGTTGCACCGCCGCGGGTTGAAATTCCCGGTGTTGATTGGTGGAGCAGCCATCAACCGTAACTTTGGCAGAAGAATTTTGCAAACCGAAGACGGCAGTTTTTACGATCCGGGTGTCTTTTACTGTAAGGATGCCTTTGAGGGCTTATCCACTATGGATGCCTTGATGGACGCCGGCACCCGCCTCACACTGGTTCAACAAATCATCCGTGAGGCTGAAATTGAACTGGGACGGCGCCCTGCTCGTGAACGCTCGCTCTCCAGCGGCATAGAGCGTTCCGAAACTCCAGCCGCACCCCGCATCCCCCAGGCACCCTTCTGGGGTGCAAAAGTGGTTCACAGCATGCCGCTGGAACTGGTGTTCCAGCACCTCTCCATCAATGAATTGTTCCGCCTTTCGTGGGGTGCAAAGAACACGCATGGAGAAGCCTGGAAACAACTGGAAGCAGAATTTACCCAGCGATTGGAGCAAATGAAACGCGAAGCCCTCAAAGAAGGCTGGTTGAAGCCCCAGGGAGTGTACGGATACTTCCCGGCTCAGTCCGATGGCAACGACCTCGTCATCTACAATCCACAATCGCTGGACACAGGTAAACCTGTGGAACTGGTGCGCTTTACTTTCCCACGCCAACCCGAAGGGGAAAAACTCTGCCTGGCAGATTATTTTGCTCCGGTCGAGTCAGGGCAAATGGATGTGGTGGCTTTCCAGGTGGTGACGGTAGGGGAAAGCGCCACCGAGAAATTTGAACGCCTCCAGGAAGAAGGCAATTACACAGAAGCCTATTACGTCCACGGGTTAGCCGTACAGACTGCCGAAGCCACTGCAGCATATCTGCACAACCATATCCGCCGGGAATTGGGGCTGGATGCAGAACAAGGCAAGCGCTACTCATGGGGCTATCCTGCTATTCCGGACCTTGCGGATCATCAGAAGGTGTTCCAGTTATTGCCGGCAGAAAGCGCGTTGAAGATGTCTTTAAGCCCGGCATATCAACTGATTCCCGAACAATCCACTGCGGCGATTATCGTGCACCACCCGCAGGCAAAGTACTTCAATGTAGGGGAATCGCGGATTGAACAGTTAATGCGGTAA
- a CDS encoding 4Fe-4S dicluster domain-containing protein, which translates to MKFLWLKPSTRAYLKEGRKTRDFSFFDLIHGYIYLRFPYLYISLAKGDHPLSRRLAPLLGFLGRLIEAQAKKNGQPTGFADTYHGKVMPVEEAKRLVSIKQPIRVENLEQVIPFTRARDLILENPDHIAVLDCPCRAGKPHPCLPLDVCLIVGEPFVSFVLEHHPKRARRITSEEAMKILEDEDERGHVHHAFFKDAMLGRFYAICNCCSCCCGAMKAQREGTPMLISSGFVSVVDEDKCIACGTCAGVCPFGAIQVNGHAVIVAESCMGCGICVRHCSQGALSLQRDPSRGEPLEILHLIESTPYSTGD; encoded by the coding sequence ATGAAATTCCTATGGCTTAAACCTTCCACGCGGGCTTACCTGAAAGAAGGCAGAAAAACCAGAGATTTCTCTTTCTTCGACTTAATCCATGGCTATATATATTTGCGTTTCCCTTACCTCTATATCTCTTTAGCCAAAGGGGACCATCCGCTTTCTCGTCGCCTAGCTCCGTTGCTGGGTTTCTTGGGACGTCTGATTGAGGCTCAGGCAAAAAAGAATGGGCAACCTACCGGTTTTGCCGACACCTACCATGGCAAGGTCATGCCGGTGGAAGAAGCAAAGCGCCTGGTGTCCATCAAACAACCTATCCGTGTGGAGAATCTTGAACAGGTTATTCCCTTTACCCGTGCTCGGGACTTAATTCTGGAAAACCCCGATCATATCGCCGTGCTGGATTGTCCCTGTCGGGCTGGCAAGCCTCATCCCTGTCTTCCCCTGGACGTGTGTCTGATTGTAGGAGAACCCTTCGTCAGTTTTGTTCTGGAACATCACCCAAAACGTGCAAGGCGCATTACTTCTGAAGAAGCCATGAAAATCCTGGAAGATGAAGACGAACGCGGGCACGTGCACCATGCCTTTTTCAAGGATGCCATGCTGGGGCGCTTCTATGCCATTTGCAATTGCTGTTCCTGTTGTTGCGGTGCCATGAAAGCCCAGCGTGAAGGCACACCCATGCTGATTTCTTCTGGATTCGTCAGTGTGGTAGATGAAGATAAATGTATTGCTTGTGGAACCTGTGCCGGGGTTTGTCCTTTTGGAGCGATTCAGGTCAACGGGCATGCAGTGATTGTGGCAGAAAGTTGTATGGGGTGTGGAATTTGTGTGAGGCATTGCTCTCAAGGGGCACTTTCCTTGCAACGCGATCCTTCCCGTGGAGAACCGCTGGAGATTCTCCATCTGATAGAGAGCACGCCGTACTCCACCGGTGATTGA
- the selA gene encoding L-seryl-tRNA(Sec) selenium transferase, which yields MNRLREIPSVDVLLQHPRAEVLQKRFGRSLLLNGVRSVLDDTRQALLNSSESPSLSPEILLNRVESLLEQWLAPTLVPVINATGVILHTNLGRAPLSLPALRAMQETAGGYCTLEYDLERGERGSRTVHAEMLLRRITGAEAALVVNNNAAAVLLVLTALARRRGVLISRTQLVEIGGGFRVPEVMAQSGAKLIEVGTTNRVRLEDYEDALRSHHSVSLILRAHHSNFRIIGFTAEPSLKDLADLAHRYQLPLVDDLGSGALLDTSKYGLAHEPMVQESLADGADVVCFSGDKLLGGPQAGIIVGKSEWIARLKKHPLARAVRPDKLTLAALAATLVYYLKEEAEEQVPVWRMITQKPERLKERAQEWQTFLGFGEVIPSRSTVGGGSLPEETLPTFVLALNVRKPNAFLANLRKCSPPIIARIEEERVVFDPRTVLPEQDGLFLNQLSHILQNQRRKEASS from the coding sequence ATGAACCGACTGCGTGAAATTCCTTCTGTGGATGTTCTTTTGCAACACCCCAGGGCAGAGGTTTTGCAGAAAAGGTTTGGACGATCTCTTCTGCTCAATGGGGTACGCTCGGTTTTGGATGATACCCGTCAAGCCCTGTTAAATTCCTCAGAGAGTCCCTCCCTCAGCCCGGAAATTCTCCTCAATCGGGTGGAAAGTCTTTTGGAGCAATGGCTGGCACCTACCCTTGTTCCGGTGATCAATGCCACCGGGGTGATTTTGCATACCAATTTGGGCAGGGCGCCGCTCAGTCTGCCGGCTCTTCGAGCAATGCAAGAGACGGCAGGGGGGTACTGCACGCTGGAATATGATCTGGAACGAGGCGAGCGCGGTTCGCGCACAGTGCATGCTGAAATGCTTTTACGGCGCATCACCGGGGCTGAAGCAGCACTGGTGGTAAACAACAACGCTGCTGCTGTGTTACTGGTATTAACTGCCCTGGCGCGCCGTCGTGGAGTGCTGATTTCCCGTACGCAACTGGTGGAAATTGGTGGTGGCTTTCGTGTTCCTGAGGTCATGGCGCAATCGGGGGCGAAGTTAATCGAGGTGGGCACAACCAATCGGGTGCGCCTGGAAGATTATGAAGATGCCTTGCGCTCTCACCACTCGGTTTCTCTCATCTTGCGAGCTCATCATAGCAATTTCCGCATCATCGGTTTTACTGCGGAACCCTCTTTGAAAGATTTGGCAGATCTGGCACATCGCTATCAACTCCCGCTGGTAGATGATCTGGGCTCGGGGGCTTTGCTGGATACGTCAAAGTATGGCTTGGCTCATGAACCCATGGTACAGGAATCGCTTGCCGATGGTGCAGATGTGGTATGCTTCTCAGGGGATAAATTGTTGGGAGGACCTCAGGCGGGTATCATTGTCGGGAAAAGCGAATGGATTGCACGCCTCAAGAAACATCCCTTGGCACGGGCAGTACGCCCGGATAAACTGACTCTTGCCGCGCTTGCCGCAACGCTGGTGTATTACCTGAAAGAGGAAGCCGAAGAGCAGGTTCCAGTGTGGCGTATGATTACCCAAAAACCTGAGAGGCTCAAGGAACGAGCCCAGGAATGGCAAACCTTTCTAGGGTTTGGAGAAGTCATTCCTTCGCGATCTACTGTTGGGGGCGGAAGTCTACCCGAAGAAACCTTGCCTACTTTTGTGCTTGCCCTGAACGTGCGCAAACCCAATGCTTTCCTTGCCAACTTAAGAAAATGTTCCCCACCCATTATTGCGCGTATTGAAGAAGAACGAGTTGTGTTTGACCCTCGTACAGTTTTACCTGAGCAAGATGGTTTGTTTCTGAATCAGTTAAGCCATATCCTTCAAAATCAGCGACGAAAGGAAGCCTCATCATGA
- a CDS encoding M24 family metallopeptidase, with amino-acid sequence MKSDLHRLMAENELDAIWVIGPAAHNPPMVYLTGGGHITQADLILKRGEKGVLFHGPMERDEAARTGLITRSYSSYPFAEFLKEANQDRFRASVLRLKRMLEDLGLTRGRVMLFGQYDAGVAFALFDALQKELPELSILGDVENKVLQQAMLTKDREEVERIRRVGQKTVEVIDLTADYLRSQRLKGDVLVDAQGEPITVGRVKRLINLWLAERDLENPEGTIFAIGRDAGVPHSSGKAEDVLRAGQTIVFDIFPCETGGGYFFDMTRTWCLGYAPGAVEKLYEQVLTVFHAVSSEVRVHGHFRDLQRRTCELFEGMGHPTVLTQPQTEVGYVHSLGHGVGLNIHEKPVSGLMASPEDDVLLPGSVVTIEPGLYYPDQNMGVRLENTVYLAPDGKIETLADYPLDLVLKLKG; translated from the coding sequence ATGAAAAGCGATCTTCATCGTCTTATGGCAGAAAACGAACTGGATGCTATTTGGGTTATTGGTCCCGCTGCTCACAACCCGCCAATGGTTTATCTAACCGGTGGCGGTCACATCACGCAAGCGGATTTGATTCTCAAACGTGGTGAGAAAGGGGTGTTATTCCATGGCCCCATGGAGCGGGATGAAGCCGCCCGAACCGGTTTGATCACCCGCAGTTATTCCAGTTATCCTTTTGCCGAATTCCTCAAAGAAGCCAATCAGGATCGTTTCCGTGCCAGTGTTTTGCGGCTGAAACGAATGCTAGAAGATTTGGGTTTAACCCGGGGTCGGGTGATGCTTTTTGGACAGTATGATGCTGGGGTTGCTTTTGCGCTTTTTGATGCGCTTCAAAAAGAACTTCCAGAGTTATCCATTTTGGGGGATGTGGAAAATAAAGTCTTGCAGCAAGCCATGCTGACCAAAGATCGTGAAGAAGTAGAGCGCATTCGCAGGGTAGGACAAAAAACCGTTGAGGTCATTGATCTCACTGCGGATTACTTGCGTTCGCAAAGGCTGAAAGGCGATGTTCTGGTGGATGCTCAGGGTGAACCCATCACGGTTGGACGGGTCAAACGTTTGATTAACCTGTGGTTGGCCGAGCGTGATCTGGAAAATCCAGAAGGCACCATTTTTGCGATTGGGCGGGATGCGGGGGTACCGCACTCCAGTGGTAAAGCCGAAGACGTGCTCAGAGCCGGACAGACCATCGTGTTTGATATCTTTCCCTGTGAAACCGGGGGTGGATACTTCTTCGATATGACCCGTACCTGGTGTCTTGGGTATGCGCCTGGAGCGGTAGAAAAACTGTACGAGCAAGTCCTTACGGTGTTTCACGCAGTATCTTCCGAAGTTCGCGTACATGGACATTTCCGCGACCTGCAACGCCGTACATGCGAACTTTTCGAAGGTATGGGGCATCCTACTGTGCTGACCCAGCCGCAAACCGAGGTGGGCTATGTCCATAGTTTGGGGCATGGGGTGGGATTAAATATCCACGAAAAACCAGTTTCCGGGTTAATGGCTTCTCCAGAAGATGATGTGCTTTTGCCTGGAAGTGTGGTTACAATAGAACCGGGTTTGTATTACCCTGACCAGAACATGGGAGTTCGCCTGGAGAATACCGTTTACCTTGCCCCCGATGGCAAAATTGAAACCCTGGCAGATTACCCACTGGATCTGGTGTTGAAGTTGAAAGGTTAG
- the tsaD gene encoding tRNA (adenosine(37)-N6)-threonylcarbamoyltransferase complex transferase subunit TsaD, whose amino-acid sequence MEKRKDLSKQPIRVLGIETSCDETAAAVVEDGRIPLSNVVASQVELHKKYGGVFPEVASRQHIRTIYAVVDEALQKSHLSLRDLDAVAVTRGPGLAGSLVVGMNTAKGIALAGNLPLIGVNHLEGHLYAAWVRRDEHDDHPEPQFPLVALLVSGGHTELILITDHLQYKRLGGTLDDAAGEAFDKVARLLGLPYPGGPAIQNAALRGNPDAFSFPRARLDGTWNFSFSGLKTAVLRVVREFEEKQQSLPVEDLAASFQAAVVDVLFAKTLQAARMFKAREILLAGGVSANLALRAAFTGQNEFRVHIPDLSLCTDNAVMIAAAGYYRWLHEQRDPLDLDVLPTWQLL is encoded by the coding sequence ATGGAAAAACGTAAAGACCTCTCCAAACAGCCCATTCGCGTGTTGGGCATTGAAACCTCGTGCGATGAGACCGCCGCGGCGGTGGTGGAGGACGGACGCATCCCTCTCTCGAATGTGGTGGCTTCACAGGTGGAATTGCATAAGAAGTATGGAGGGGTCTTTCCTGAAGTGGCTTCACGCCAGCATATTCGCACCATCTATGCGGTGGTGGATGAGGCTTTGCAAAAATCTCACCTCAGCCTGAGAGATCTGGACGCCGTGGCAGTCACGCGAGGACCGGGGTTGGCAGGCTCTCTGGTGGTTGGAATGAATACCGCCAAGGGCATTGCGCTGGCGGGCAATTTGCCCCTGATTGGGGTAAATCATCTGGAGGGTCACCTGTACGCCGCCTGGGTGCGCCGGGATGAGCATGATGATCATCCTGAGCCGCAATTCCCATTGGTGGCGTTGCTGGTCTCTGGCGGGCATACCGAGTTAATCCTGATAACCGACCATTTGCAGTACAAACGTCTGGGGGGCACCCTGGATGATGCCGCGGGAGAAGCCTTTGACAAGGTGGCACGTTTGCTGGGGCTACCCTATCCCGGGGGACCTGCCATTCAGAATGCAGCGTTGCGGGGCAACCCCGATGCCTTTTCTTTCCCGCGTGCCCGATTGGACGGCACCTGGAATTTTTCCTTCAGCGGGTTGAAAACGGCCGTGCTGAGAGTGGTGAGGGAGTTTGAGGAAAAACAACAGTCATTACCGGTAGAAGACCTGGCTGCCAGTTTTCAGGCCGCCGTTGTCGATGTGTTGTTCGCCAAAACTCTTCAAGCCGCGCGGATGTTCAAAGCCCGGGAGATTTTGTTAGCCGGTGGCGTTTCGGCAAATCTGGCTTTGCGCGCCGCTTTTACCGGGCAAAATGAGTTTCGAGTTCACATCCCGGACCTCTCTCTGTGTACCGATAACGCTGTCATGATTGCGGCGGCAGGATATTACCGCTGGCTTCATGAACAGCGCGATCCCCTGGATCTGGATGTCCTGCCTACATGGCAATTGCTTTAA
- a CDS encoding RNA polymerase sigma factor: MNEPNVKKPLSIQALKAGNREEFARMVEQYSPGIYRLALKMLGNGLDAEDVLQETFLKALRALPNFEERSSLSTWLYRIAMNEALMLLRKKRPEAFSLEDSTTNQEDGESIEEPRDIVDWCCLPENELLSSEAREFLNRAIERLSPALRAVFVLRDLQDLSVRETAETLGITETAVKTRLLRARLKLREELSAYYGHRMEVLGYDRIERL, from the coding sequence ATGAATGAGCCGAACGTTAAGAAACCTCTCTCCATCCAAGCCTTGAAAGCGGGCAATCGGGAAGAATTTGCCCGGATGGTGGAGCAGTACTCGCCGGGCATTTATCGCCTGGCGTTGAAGATGCTGGGAAACGGGTTGGACGCTGAGGATGTTCTGCAAGAGACTTTCCTGAAAGCCCTGCGCGCTTTACCTAATTTTGAAGAGCGTTCCAGCCTCTCCACCTGGTTGTATCGTATAGCCATGAACGAAGCCTTAATGCTTCTGCGAAAAAAGCGTCCGGAGGCTTTCTCGCTGGAAGATTCAACCACCAATCAGGAAGATGGGGAAAGTATTGAAGAACCACGAGACATTGTGGATTGGTGTTGTTTGCCTGAGAATGAATTGCTCAGTTCAGAAGCCAGGGAATTTTTGAACCGGGCAATTGAACGACTTTCTCCGGCTTTACGGGCGGTGTTTGTCCTGCGAGATTTGCAGGATTTGAGCGTCCGGGAGACTGCCGAGACACTGGGAATCACCGAAACAGCGGTCAAAACCCGGCTTTTACGAGCGCGTTTGAAGTTGCGCGAGGAACTCTCGGCTTACTATGGTCACCGGATGGAGGTGTTGGGATATGACCGAATCGAAAGACTGTGA
- a CDS encoding anti-sigma factor family protein, with the protein MTESKDCERLLHSLGEYVEGELSEDLCAEIERHLLECHNCQVVVNTLRKTIELYHEEKEQDVMPPEVSRRLYMRLNLEDYLRP; encoded by the coding sequence ATGACCGAATCGAAAGACTGTGAGCGATTACTGCACTCCCTGGGGGAGTACGTGGAGGGCGAACTCAGTGAGGATCTGTGCGCTGAGATCGAACGGCATTTGCTGGAATGCCATAATTGTCAGGTGGTGGTCAATACCTTGCGGAAAACCATTGAACTATATCACGAAGAGAAAGAACAGGATGTCATGCCCCCTGAGGTCAGCCGTCGCCTGTACATGCGTCTGAACCTTGAAGATTACCTGCGCCCCTGA
- the pdo gene encoding protein disulfide oxidoreductase has translation MEKMLDENIRQQVREFFEALEKPVQILFFGADDKSVCQYCEETRQLLSEVCELSDKLELKVYDLNENRELAAQYKVDAVPTFVILGKDGDTLTDYGIRYKGIPAGHEFTSLVNSILIVSRRDSGLSKETREFLKTLDKPVHLQVFVTPTCPYCPRAVVLAHQMALESPMVEAEMVEAMEFPELSDQYGVSGVPHTTINFGAEHMVGAAPEHMLIDHIQRALARN, from the coding sequence ATGGAAAAAATGTTAGATGAAAACATTCGACAACAGGTGCGTGAGTTCTTTGAGGCTTTAGAAAAGCCAGTGCAAATTCTTTTCTTTGGTGCGGATGATAAATCGGTGTGCCAGTACTGCGAGGAAACCCGCCAGTTGCTCAGTGAGGTGTGTGAGTTATCTGATAAGTTAGAACTCAAAGTGTACGATTTGAACGAGAATCGCGAACTGGCGGCTCAATACAAAGTGGATGCTGTTCCGACTTTTGTGATTTTGGGTAAGGATGGGGACACTCTGACCGACTATGGCATTCGCTACAAAGGCATTCCTGCAGGACACGAATTTACCTCGCTGGTCAATTCCATTTTAATTGTGTCCCGCCGCGACTCTGGACTTTCCAAGGAGACGCGTGAATTCCTGAAGACTCTGGACAAACCGGTACACCTGCAGGTGTTTGTCACGCCAACCTGTCCGTACTGCCCGCGCGCGGTGGTGCTGGCGCATCAAATGGCGCTGGAAAGCCCGATGGTGGAAGCCGAGATGGTGGAAGCCATGGAATTCCCGGAACTTTCCGATCAGTATGGCGTATCTGGCGTGCCTCATACTACGATCAACTTCGGGGCTGAGCATATGGTAGGCGCAGCACCCGAGCATATGCTGATTGATCACATTCAGCGGGCGCTTGCGAGAAATTAA